A window from Candidatus Arthromitus sp. SFB-rat-Yit encodes these proteins:
- a CDS encoding deoxynucleoside kinase: MVIVVGGMIGLGKTSVSEIIAKELNSKVFYESVDDNPILPLFYSSTDEEIKLNRYPFLLQLFFLNKRFKSIKEALIGENNVLDRSIYEDWYFCKKNMELGRISELEMSVYESLLNNMMEELKELPKKSPDLFIYLKGGFDTVINRINKRGRTYELDEKLVDYYRYIWEGYDDWMYNIYKSSPVLTIDMDKLDVVSSVEDRNYLISAVKEKLELV; encoded by the coding sequence ATGGTGATAGTTGTTGGTGGTATGATTGGTCTTGGTAAGACAAGCGTTTCAGAAATCATAGCAAAAGAATTAAATTCTAAGGTATTTTATGAAAGCGTGGATGATAATCCTATTTTACCACTTTTTTATAGTTCAACAGATGAGGAGATAAAATTAAATAGATATCCATTTTTGTTACAATTATTTTTTTTAAATAAGAGGTTTAAATCTATAAAAGAAGCACTTATTGGTGAAAATAATGTATTAGATAGAAGTATATATGAAGATTGGTATTTTTGTAAGAAAAATATGGAACTTGGAAGAATTTCAGAACTTGAAATGAGTGTGTATGAATCTTTATTAAATAATATGATGGAGGAACTTAAAGAACTTCCAAAGAAGAGTCCAGATTTATTTATATATTTAAAGGGAGGTTTTGATACAGTTATAAACAGGATAAACAAAAGAGGTAGAACTTATGAGCTTGATGAAAAACTTGTAGATTATTATAGATATATTTGGGAAGGGTACGATGATTGGATGTATAATATATATAAAAGTTCTCCAGTTTTAACTATTGATATGGACAAACTAGATGTTGTAAGTAGTGTTGAAGATAGAAATTATTTAATAAGTGCCGTTAAAGAAAAATTAGAATTAGTTTAG
- the deoD gene encoding purine-nucleoside phosphorylase, producing MNTPHINTGGNKIAESILLPGDPLRCKFIAENYLTDVVQFNSVRNMLGFTGKYKGKEVSVMGTGMGMPSIGIYSYELITKFEVKNLIRIGSCGAIQENLKLYDIVIGQGASTNSNFASQYGLPGTFAPIASYELLFKAVESANKLGIHVNIGNILSSDIFYDDNKDSYLLWKKMGVLAIEMEAAALYMNAARLGAKALCILTVSDSIVNHEETTAEERQTAFHKMMEISLDMI from the coding sequence ATGAATACTCCTCATATTAACACTGGTGGGAATAAGATTGCAGAGAGTATATTATTACCTGGAGATCCGCTTAGATGTAAGTTTATTGCAGAAAATTATTTGACTGATGTAGTACAATTTAATTCTGTAAGAAACATGCTTGGTTTTACAGGGAAGTATAAAGGTAAGGAAGTTTCAGTAATGGGGACAGGAATGGGAATGCCTAGTATAGGTATATATTCCTATGAACTTATAACTAAATTTGAAGTAAAGAATTTAATTAGAATTGGTAGTTGTGGAGCGATACAAGAGAACTTAAAATTATATGATATAGTTATAGGGCAAGGAGCATCAACTAATTCAAATTTTGCATCTCAATATGGACTTCCAGGAACATTTGCACCTATAGCATCTTATGAATTGTTATTTAAGGCTGTTGAATCTGCAAATAAGCTAGGTATCCATGTAAATATAGGGAATATACTTTCATCAGATATTTTTTATGATGATAATAAAGATTCATATTTATTATGGAAAAAGATGGGAGTATTAGCTATTGAGATGGAAGCAGCAGCATTATATATGAATGCGGCAAGACTTGGAGCCAAAGCACTTTGTATATTAACAGTAAGTGATAGTATAGTAAATCATGAGGAAACTACAGCTGAAGAAAGGCAAACTGCATTTCATAAAATGATGGAGATTTCTTTAGATATGATATAG
- a CDS encoding P-loop NTPase fold protein → MLYLCSLIIANIYIYIFLYIFRFKVLDFIKKFIFRLVPELFVVIYISFFMISIINSKIINSLSKTQIYNVANQINNIFFHKFYDLTLFDFIVILLCIYLIFIIIMTCFKKGYINKLRYLKCTIVYKYFTEIKVVVIIFYIVYLVLLYISREYFIYDFSHYMGIFTIFNIYFTLDLFLMMIELEFLLLPDLFENKVSKFSKKSFIKDDNYIIYDFNMMFDEKKHLFVELCNYLKYYHKEPLTICIDGESGVGKSTFSCVLQKELNRNYYVFNINSLIFTENNKLNDYFNYVIENLFKAYGIYNSKSLKNYMNIINYVMNDKVSNLVNYFMNDKIQKNYFEIKDEINSCIVKIFGNKSKSKMKKGIIFIIDDLERIYNDSQIVNILIFSQYILGFDYIKFILVTNLEILKNKIDNQYLDMFIHKIFKIDSTSTNDILSKYFGELNKIKIHDNDNLDISVWLTHLFDIEFDKYIKEFGVYLYNNVNLEYYILKKKWIEYKRILLEDLKNRGLLDSNNNITFNFKNSGYEMISEYYNYIYIKKYFLGDNREIILDNIYNLIKDECINMNLYDDEQVIAIWIYMEKNNQLSSFLKFNINHYRVYKNLTLYKNNMNKVNYLIDLKLDNSPRNLKRQVSFFLYSFEKLDKYLCEFKDNKNFCYILDIVNQRDFILFFMVICFFRVSNFIVYDSYDNSRKSDTINILSIYRFIISNYEILKGYSVKGITSFVYDNIDKIDIDKYINLKGFDKDINYIYLCFYIQTYIYKKLILEDVNEECFEILVKFICNLISV, encoded by the coding sequence GTGTTATATTTATGTAGTTTAATAATTGCTAATATATATATATATATATTCTTATATATTTTTAGATTTAAAGTATTGGATTTTATAAAAAAGTTTATATTTAGATTAGTACCAGAATTATTTGTAGTAATTTATATAAGTTTTTTTATGATAAGTATAATTAATTCTAAAATAATTAATTCTTTAAGTAAAACCCAAATATATAATGTTGCTAATCAAATAAATAATATATTCTTTCATAAATTTTATGATTTAACATTGTTTGATTTTATCGTAATATTATTATGTATTTATTTAATTTTTATTATTATTATGACTTGTTTTAAAAAGGGTTATATAAATAAGCTTAGGTATTTGAAATGTACAATAGTGTATAAATATTTTACTGAAATAAAGGTTGTAGTTATAATATTCTATATTGTTTATCTTGTGCTATTATATATATCAAGAGAATATTTTATATATGATTTTAGTCATTATATGGGAATATTTACGATATTTAATATATACTTTACTTTGGATTTATTTCTAATGATGATTGAGCTTGAGTTTTTGTTATTACCAGATTTATTTGAAAATAAAGTAAGCAAATTCAGTAAGAAAAGTTTTATTAAAGATGATAATTATATTATATATGATTTTAATATGATGTTTGACGAGAAGAAACATTTATTTGTAGAATTGTGTAATTATTTAAAATATTATCATAAAGAGCCATTAACTATATGTATAGATGGTGAATCAGGGGTTGGTAAAAGTACTTTTTCATGTGTATTGCAGAAAGAATTAAATAGGAATTATTACGTATTTAATATTAATAGTCTTATATTTACAGAGAATAATAAATTAAACGATTATTTTAATTATGTAATAGAAAATTTATTTAAGGCATATGGGATATATAATTCTAAATCTCTGAAAAATTATATGAATATAATAAATTATGTCATGAATGATAAAGTGTCAAATTTGGTTAATTATTTTATGAACGATAAAATTCAAAAAAATTATTTTGAAATCAAAGATGAAATAAATAGCTGTATAGTTAAGATATTTGGAAATAAATCTAAATCAAAGATGAAAAAAGGAATTATATTTATAATAGATGATTTAGAGAGGATTTATAACGATTCTCAAATAGTAAATATATTAATTTTTTCCCAATATATATTGGGATTTGATTATATAAAATTTATTTTAGTAACAAACTTAGAAATATTGAAAAATAAGATAGATAACCAGTATTTGGATATGTTTATACACAAAATATTTAAGATAGATAGTACAAGTACCAATGATATATTATCCAAATATTTTGGAGAATTAAATAAAATTAAGATACATGATAATGATAATTTAGATATATCTGTTTGGTTAACACATTTATTTGATATAGAATTTGATAAATATATTAAAGAGTTCGGAGTATATCTTTATAATAATGTGAATTTAGAATATTATATATTGAAAAAGAAATGGATAGAGTATAAGCGAATATTATTAGAAGATTTGAAAAATAGAGGATTATTAGATAGTAATAATAACATTACATTTAATTTTAAGAATTCTGGATATGAAATGATAAGTGAATATTATAATTATATATATATTAAAAAGTATTTTTTAGGTGATAATAGAGAGATAATTTTAGATAATATATATAATTTAATAAAAGATGAATGTATTAATATGAATTTATACGATGACGAACAAGTTATAGCCATATGGATATATATGGAAAAAAATAATCAATTATCGAGTTTTCTTAAATTCAATATAAATCATTATCGAGTTTATAAAAATTTAACTTTATATAAAAATAATATGAATAAAGTAAATTATTTAATAGATTTGAAATTAGATAATAGTCCTAGAAATTTGAAAAGGCAAGTTTCATTTTTCTTATATAGTTTTGAAAAATTAGATAAGTATTTATGTGAATTTAAAGATAATAAAAATTTTTGTTATATTTTAGATATAGTTAACCAAAGAGATTTTATATTATTTTTTATGGTAATATGTTTTTTTAGGGTATCGAATTTTATAGTTTATGATTCTTATGATAATAGCCGTAAATCTGATACTATAAATATTTTGAGTATATATAGATTTATTATATCAAATTATGAAATTCTTAAGGGGTATTCTGTAAAAGGTATTACATCATTTGTATATGATAATATAGATAAAATAGATATAGATAAGTATATAAATTTAAAGGGGTTTGATAAAGATATAAATTATATATATTTATGTTTTTATATACAAACCTATATATATAAGAAATTAATATTAGAAGATGTTAATGAAGAGTGTTTTGAAATATTAGTTAAGTTTATATGTAATTTAATAAGTGTTTAA
- a CDS encoding response regulator transcription factor, producing MKILLAEDEKELSNAIVAILKHNYYSVDCVYNGEDALDWILNDEYDLIILDIMMPKIDGLNVLKILREKNVDVPVLILTAKGEIDDRVIGLDLGADDYMCKPFDIKEFLARVRAVIRRKHGVTSNNLEFNNMFLNKQSFELSYEDKVVRLGNKEYQMIEMFMSNPNVIISSEKFMNKIWGYDSEAEINGVWVYISYLRKKLISIGSPVEIKAFRGIGYKLESKSDS from the coding sequence ATGAAAATATTATTGGCTGAAGATGAGAAAGAGCTTTCTAATGCTATTGTAGCTATTTTAAAACATAATTATTATTCAGTTGATTGTGTTTATAATGGGGAAGATGCTTTAGACTGGATACTTAATGACGAATATGATTTGATAATTTTAGATATTATGATGCCTAAGATTGATGGGTTGAATGTATTAAAAATTTTGAGAGAAAAAAATGTGGATGTACCTGTGTTAATATTAACAGCTAAAGGAGAAATAGATGATAGGGTTATAGGTCTTGATCTTGGTGCAGATGATTACATGTGTAAGCCTTTTGATATTAAGGAGTTTTTAGCTAGAGTTAGAGCCGTTATTAGGAGAAAGCATGGAGTTACATCAAACAATTTGGAATTTAATAATATGTTTTTAAATAAACAAAGCTTTGAATTATCATATGAGGATAAAGTTGTTAGACTTGGTAATAAAGAGTATCAAATGATTGAGATGTTTATGAGTAATCCAAATGTTATAATATCTAGTGAAAAATTTATGAATAAAATATGGGGATATGATTCTGAAGCTGAAATTAATGGGGTTTGGGTTTATATTTCTTATTTGAGGAAAAAACTTATTTCAATTGGTTCTCCTGTAGAAATTAAAGCTTTTAGAGGCATTGGATATAAACTTGAGAGTAAGAGTGATAGTTAA
- a CDS encoding sensor histidine kinase, translating to MVDRLQRKFMIITSTTLFFVLFIFIITVNLINIINVNTKSNTLLELITEYDGNLPKGFRGVNPSNPYDFNGFYKNDFNGIVPHNTYFSAKIFNDGRIFVNIKNTDSIDLLDVKSLAEDVINLNKYKGYKGIYKFQVLDAYEYKLVSFLDLSSDISKLIDFGIISVFVVILFVCIFGIILNFVSKYAIKPFVDNMEKQKIFITNAGHEIKTPLAIILANTEVMEMFNGENEWTKSTINQVKRLDGLVKRLLSLSKMDENNFHINRKEVQFGKIVLEIINDFEVFSNSKNLRIVTNVNEGLIFNCSEEDIRDLVSILMDNAIKYSDEFGEIEVFLNYKSGKIEFCVSNTFNNNVNGNMNYLFDRFYRMDNSRSRETGGYGLGLSIADSIVRNHKGKINAFSKDGKINFKILFNK from the coding sequence ATGGTTGATAGATTGCAACGTAAATTTATGATAATTACATCAACAACACTATTCTTTGTGTTATTTATCTTTATAATTACTGTAAATTTAATCAATATTATAAATGTTAATACTAAATCAAATACTTTGTTAGAGTTGATTACAGAATATGATGGTAATTTACCTAAGGGATTTAGGGGGGTTAATCCTTCAAATCCATATGATTTTAATGGATTTTATAAAAATGATTTTAATGGAATTGTTCCTCATAATACATATTTTTCTGCGAAAATTTTTAATGATGGACGTATTTTTGTAAACATTAAAAATACGGATTCTATAGATTTGTTAGATGTGAAGAGTTTGGCTGAAGATGTAATTAATCTAAATAAGTATAAGGGATATAAGGGGATTTATAAATTTCAGGTGTTAGATGCTTATGAATATAAGCTTGTGTCTTTTTTAGATTTAAGTAGTGATATATCTAAACTGATTGATTTTGGTATTATTTCGGTGTTTGTAGTTATTTTATTTGTTTGTATATTTGGTATTATTTTGAATTTTGTATCTAAATATGCAATTAAACCATTTGTAGATAATATGGAAAAACAAAAAATATTTATAACTAATGCGGGACATGAAATTAAAACACCTCTTGCCATAATTTTGGCTAATACTGAAGTTATGGAAATGTTTAATGGTGAAAATGAGTGGACAAAAAGTACCATAAATCAAGTTAAACGTTTAGATGGTTTAGTGAAGAGATTATTATCTTTATCAAAAATGGATGAAAATAATTTTCATATTAATAGGAAGGAAGTTCAATTTGGGAAAATTGTTTTAGAAATAATAAATGATTTTGAGGTATTCTCTAACAGTAAAAATTTGAGAATTGTCACAAATGTTAATGAAGGTTTAATTTTTAATTGTAGTGAGGAAGATATACGTGATTTAGTTTCTATTTTGATGGATAATGCTATTAAATATAGCGATGAATTTGGGGAGATTGAGGTTTTTTTGAATTATAAAAGCGGAAAGATAGAATTTTGTGTTTCTAATACTTTTAATAATAATGTAAATGGAAATATGAATTATTTATTTGATAGATTTTACAGAATGGATAATTCGAGATCACGTGAAACAGGAGGGTATGGACTTGGTTTATCTATTGCTGATTCTATAGTTAGAAATCATAAAGGAAAGATAAATGCTTTTTCAAAAGATGGAAAGATAAATTTTAAAATATTGTTTAATAAATAA
- a CDS encoding polyphosphate polymerase domain-containing protein — protein MKTFMRYEKKYMLTEEKYLRLMDVFKDKMEDDIFPRSSICNIYFDTSNFQLIRNSLDKPVYKEKLRMRSYGVPNKNSFVFVELKKKYDGVVYKRREKMHICDAENYLYFNNYPKNDTQVIREIDWMMNHYKNVIPSMYISYDRIAMRGIYDNDLRITFDKNILYRDYNLDLKSGIWGDRVIREDEYLMEIKISGGMPFWLCRILTDLSIYPTSFSKYGVAYQINKGYRECICKDLSCGSREFAC, from the coding sequence ATGAAAACTTTTATGAGATATGAGAAGAAGTATATGTTAACTGAAGAAAAATATTTGAGGTTAATGGATGTTTTTAAGGATAAGATGGAAGATGATATTTTCCCAAGATCTAGTATATGTAATATATATTTTGATACTTCAAATTTTCAACTTATAAGGAATTCTTTAGATAAACCTGTATATAAAGAAAAATTGAGAATGAGAAGTTATGGAGTTCCAAATAAAAATTCGTTTGTGTTTGTAGAACTTAAGAAAAAATATGATGGTGTTGTTTATAAAAGACGTGAAAAAATGCACATATGTGATGCGGAAAATTATCTTTATTTTAATAATTATCCGAAAAATGACACTCAGGTAATTAGAGAAATAGATTGGATGATGAATCATTATAAAAATGTAATACCTAGTATGTATATTTCTTATGATAGAATTGCCATGCGTGGGATTTATGATAACGATTTAAGGATAACTTTTGATAAAAATATTTTGTATAGAGATTATAATCTTGACCTTAAGAGTGGTATATGGGGAGACAGAGTTATTAGAGAAGATGAATATTTAATGGAGATAAAGATTAGTGGAGGAATGCCTTTTTGGCTTTGTAGGATTTTAACGGATTTGAGTATTTATCCTACATCTTTTTCTAAGTATGGAGTTGCTTATCAAATTAATAAAGGATATAGAGAATGTATTTGTAAAGATCTTTCATGTGGTAGTAGAGAATTTGCTTGTTAA